AGGTGCGTGCGCCCCGGATGATGCGTGAGAGCAGATCGCGCCCGAACTCATCCGTGCCGAGCCAATGCGCTGCCGAGGGTGGCGTGTTGGCGATGGAGAGTTTCTGCGCGGCATAGTCATAGGGCGCGATCCAGGGCGCGAAGATCGCGCAGAGCACGAGCGCGAGTAGGAACAGCGCGCAGATGGCGCCGCGCGGCGAACGGGCCAGGCGGCCTGCAAGGGACGGACGGCTCATCTTGCACCCATCATCTTGCACCCATGGCTTCGCGCAGGCGCGGATCGAGTGCCGCCTGGGCCAGGTCGCCGAGCAGCGTGCCGAGCATCACCGCTATGGCGAGCATCAGCAGGCAGCCCTGCACCAGCGGATAATCGCGCTGCCCGAGCGCCGTGATCAGCAGGGAGCCCAGGCCCGGCCGGGCGAAAACGTATTCCACGGTGACGGCGCCGCCGAGAATCCAGCCGATCCGCAGGCCGAGAATGGTCATCACCGGCAGCATCGCCTGCTGGAGCACATGGCGGAGCTGGATGCGCCAGAACGGTACGCCCTTGGCCTGAAGCACGCGCACGAAGTCGCGGCCGGCGATCTCGATCATCGCTGCGCGGGTCACGCGGGCGATCAGCGCGGTGCCGCCGATGCCGATGGTCAGCGCCGGCAGGACCAGCGCATCCCAGCTGCGCGCGCCCGAGACCGGAAACCACTCGAACTGCACGGCGAACATCAGGATCATCAAGAGCGCCAGCCAGAAGCTCGGCAGCGTCGAGCCGAGCAGGATGAAGCCCATCACGGTCCGGTCGAACAGGCTGTCGCGGAAGGAGGCGGCGAGCACGCCGGTTACGATCCCGACCGTCGTCGAGAAGAGGAGAGCCGTGCCGCCGAGCGCGAGGCTGTGCGGCATGTTCTCCGCGATCAGCCGCGCGACGGGCTGGCGCATCACGATGGCGTCGCCAAGATCGCCGGTGACGATCTTGGCGAGCCAGCGCCCGTACTGGACGAGGAGCGGCTGGTCGAGGCCGTAGCGGGCGATCATCTGCGCTCGCTGCTCGGGCGACGAGCCGACCTGGATCAGATGCTCCAGCGGGTCGCCCGGCACGAGATGGATGATCATGAAGATCACCAGCGAGACGGCGAGGAACACCGGCACCAGCATGGCGAGCCGGCGGATCGCAAAGCGCAGCAAGGATCTCTCCCGTGTGCGGCCGTGGCCTAGAGCATCGGACCGAAAAGTGGGATCCACTTTTCGGAAGAATCCGATGCGGCAACAGAAAGACAGATCGCCGTTATCGCGTCCTATCGAACGCGCGGCGATCTAGGCTCAGTTCGCCGGAGCGATGTCGAGCATCGTCGGCCCGTAGAGCCCGGTCCCGCGGATCTTCTCCGGCATCACGATGCGCTTGCCATAGGCGAGGCTCTGCGCCGGCTGGTAGATCGGTGCGAACGGGTACTGCGACAGCACGTACTCATGATACCTGGTGAAGTTCGCGACGCGCTCGTCCCAGGTCTTCGACTTGTTCATGGCGATGTCGTTCAGCCGCTCCGCTTCCGGATCGTTGAACATCGAGACGTTGGGATAGCCTGCCCGCTTCGCAGCGAAGAACCAGTCGACGATGTCGGCATTGGTCCACTGATAGGAGCGGATCGCGAGCTGGTGCTCGGTCTTCTTGCGATACTGGGCATTGATCGACCCTGCATCGACGATGCTGATATCAGCCTGCATGCCGACGGCCTTGAGCTGGGCCTGGACGATCTCGACGAGGCGCTTGAACTCCGTGCCGTTCTGGGTCCACAGCTTCACCTCGAGGCGCTTGCCGTCCTTGACGCGGATACCGTCGGGGCCTGCCTTCCAGCCGGCTTCATCGAACAGCTTCTTCGAGCGCTCCGGGTCGTAGGAGATCCTGGCCTTCGGATCGACCTGCGACTCCTTGAGCGAGGAAATCAGGAAGGTGTCCGCTGCCGCGCCGTTGCCGCCGTAAAGGCTGTTCAGGATTTCCTTCTGGTTGACGGCGAAGGCGGTCCCCTCGCGCACCTTGATGTCGGTGAACGGCTCTACGCTGGTGTTGATCGGCATGTAGACCAGCTCGTTGCCGGGAATGGTCACGAGCTTCACCGCCTTGTCGGCCTGGATGCGCGGCAGGAAGTCGGTCGGGACGTTGACCAGCATGTCGGCGCCGCCCGTCTTCAGCTCGAGATAGGCCGTCGATTCCTCCCCGATCTCGCGGAAGGTCAGCTTCTTGAACTTGGCGGGCCCCTTGTTGGCCGACAGGTCGGAAGCCCAGGCGTAGTCGTCATTGCGGACCAGAACGGTCTGCTGGCCGACGGTGAATTGCTGCATCTTGTAGGGGCCGGTGCCGATCGCCTCCGTCACGCCGAACTTGTCGCCGAGCGCCTCGAAGGCCTTCGGCTCGGGAACGCACATGAACGATGTGGCGAGGTTGAACAGCAGGTTTGGATCCGGGTGCTTCATATGGAAGCGCACGGTCAGGTCGTCGACGACCTCGACGCGCTCGATCGCCTCGACGGTGAAGGCGTTCTCGGTGCCCTTGAACTGCGGCACCCACCACTCGATCGTCTTGGCGTTGAACGGCTCGCCATTATGGAATTTCACGCCGGGCTTCAGCTTGAAGGTCCACTGCATGCCGTCGGGGCTCGATTCCCATGAGGATGCGAGCTGGCCATGGAAGCTCTGGTCCGCGTCCTGCACGACGAGACGGTCGAAGATCAGCGTCGTCGCCGTGTTGAGCTTGGTCGCCTTGGTCGGGTTGTAGGTCGGCGCGCCGACGAGACGCGCGGTCATCACGAACGTCGCCTCCTGTGCCGGCGCCGCGGTTGCGGCGAGGGTGGCGAGACCCAGTGCCAGCAGGCTCCCTTTCATCATCGTCTTCATCCCGTTTCCCCTTTTGTTTCGAGATGCTGCGAAGGCGTGGATGGCAGCGACCGTCAGCCGAGCGGGCCGGAGTTGTCGCCGACATGGCCGGTGAAGCGGCCGTAGAGTTCCGCCATGCGGTTCAGCCGTTGCTCGACCTGCGGGCCGAGCTCGACGAAGACGGCGTTGATCATGAGATTGCTCAGGCTCGCCATATGGGCGGTCGAGTCCCAGAACAGGTTGAACTCGGTCGAGACGACCAGCATCTCGTCGACCAGTTCGCGCCCCCAGTCGCAAAAGGAATCGGTGACGAGGGTGGTCGCGATGCCTGCGGCCTTCGCTTCCTGCGCCAGTAGCTTGGCCATGCGCGAGTAGCGCCGCGCCTCGAAGATGACGAGGCAGCGACCAGCCTCGCCGGAGAGCAGCAACTCCGAGAAATTGCCGGCGGCGAGGTCGACCAGATGCACGCCGTCGCGCAGGTATTGGAGCTGATTGGCGAGATACTGCGCGAGCCCGCGCTCGGTCTGAAAGCCGGTGACGTAGACCGACGGCGAGGTCGCCAGCCGGCGCGCCACGCGCTTCCATTCCTCGCTCTGGGCGAGTTCGTAGAGCCTGACGAGGCCGGCGATCTCGAGCTGCAGGCTGCGCGCGAGCTGGTCGTCGCCTGCGAGGCTGCGCTGCTGGAAATCCCGCAGCCGGTCGCTGATCAGCCAGGGCCTGTCGCCGATCTCCTCGGCGAGGCTCGACTTGAGGTCCTTCAGGCTTTTGTAGCCGAGCGTCCGGCAGAAGCGCCCGACCGTCGGCTCGCTGAGCGACACCTTCTCCGCCAGGCTGGCCGCGGTCTCGAAGGGCAGGCTCGGCATCTGCGCCAGCATGTAGCTCGCCAGCGCCTTGTCGGCCCTGGAGCCGTTGGCGAGGCAAGCCTGCAATCTCTGGCGGAGAGTCTGCGACATCGAAAATCCCTGCGATGTCTCATCAAGAAATTTTTCTTTCACAGTGTCAAAGGATTTTTATTTTCTTGCAAATCGCTTCGGTTTGAGGCTCGTCTTCGGCTATGCCCCTTGTCGGGCGAGTGGAGACGGGTCTGCCCGGCGCGATGACGACTGCAACACGACAGACTGATGTGATCGTGCTCGGGGCCGGCATCATCGGCGTCAGCGTCGCCCTGCATCTGCAGGAACGCGGCCGCACCGTCCTGCTGGTTGATCGCGGCGAGCCGGGAGCGGAAACCAGCCATGGCAACGCCGGGCTGATCGAGCGTTCCTCCGTCGTTCCCTACGCTTTCCCCCGAGATCTCGCGACGCTCGCCGCCTTCGCCTCGAACCGCTCCATCGCCGTGCGCTATCGACCGGCGACGCTGCTGCGGATGGCGCCCTGGCTGGCGCGCTATTGGTGGAATTCGGCACCGGACCGGCTCGACAGGTTGGGCCGCGCCATCCTGCCGCTGATCGAGCGCAGTATCTCGGAACACCGGCACTGGACGAAAGCCGCCGGCACCGAAGCGCTGATGCGGGGGGAGGGGTGGATCGAGCTCTATCGCAACCCTCGCGCCCTTGAGCAGGCGATCCGTACTGCGACTGAGCTGCAGCGCTACGGGCTCACCTATGATGTGCTCGAGCCGGACGCGTTACGCAGCCGCGAGCCTGCTTTGCTGTCGGCCGCCGTGGCCGGTGCGCTGCATTGGCGCGACCCCGTCACCGTCAGCGATCCAGGCGCGGTGACGCGCGCCTATGCCGAGCTTTTCTGCGCGCGTGGCGGCGCGTTGACGAAGGCGGACGCTTTCGCCTTG
Above is a genomic segment from Bosea sp. NBC_00550 containing:
- a CDS encoding ABC transporter permease; this translates as MLRFAIRRLAMLVPVFLAVSLVIFMIIHLVPGDPLEHLIQVGSSPEQRAQMIARYGLDQPLLVQYGRWLAKIVTGDLGDAIVMRQPVARLIAENMPHSLALGGTALLFSTTVGIVTGVLAASFRDSLFDRTVMGFILLGSTLPSFWLALLMILMFAVQFEWFPVSGARSWDALVLPALTIGIGGTALIARVTRAAMIEIAGRDFVRVLQAKGVPFWRIQLRHVLQQAMLPVMTILGLRIGWILGGAVTVEYVFARPGLGSLLITALGQRDYPLVQGCLLMLAIAVMLGTLLGDLAQAALDPRLREAMGAR
- a CDS encoding ABC transporter substrate-binding protein → MKTMMKGSLLALGLATLAATAAPAQEATFVMTARLVGAPTYNPTKATKLNTATTLIFDRLVVQDADQSFHGQLASSWESSPDGMQWTFKLKPGVKFHNGEPFNAKTIEWWVPQFKGTENAFTVEAIERVEVVDDLTVRFHMKHPDPNLLFNLATSFMCVPEPKAFEALGDKFGVTEAIGTGPYKMQQFTVGQQTVLVRNDDYAWASDLSANKGPAKFKKLTFREIGEESTAYLELKTGGADMLVNVPTDFLPRIQADKAVKLVTIPGNELVYMPINTSVEPFTDIKVREGTAFAVNQKEILNSLYGGNGAAADTFLISSLKESQVDPKARISYDPERSKKLFDEAGWKAGPDGIRVKDGKRLEVKLWTQNGTEFKRLVEIVQAQLKAVGMQADISIVDAGSINAQYRKKTEHQLAIRSYQWTNADIVDWFFAAKRAGYPNVSMFNDPEAERLNDIAMNKSKTWDERVANFTRYHEYVLSQYPFAPIYQPAQSLAYGKRIVMPEKIRGTGLYGPTMLDIAPAN
- a CDS encoding MurR/RpiR family transcriptional regulator, producing MSQTLRQRLQACLANGSRADKALASYMLAQMPSLPFETAASLAEKVSLSEPTVGRFCRTLGYKSLKDLKSSLAEEIGDRPWLISDRLRDFQQRSLAGDDQLARSLQLEIAGLVRLYELAQSEEWKRVARRLATSPSVYVTGFQTERGLAQYLANQLQYLRDGVHLVDLAAGNFSELLLSGEAGRCLVIFEARRYSRMAKLLAQEAKAAGIATTLVTDSFCDWGRELVDEMLVVSTEFNLFWDSTAHMASLSNLMINAVFVELGPQVEQRLNRMAELYGRFTGHVGDNSGPLG
- a CDS encoding NAD(P)/FAD-dependent oxidoreductase, with product MTTATRQTDVIVLGAGIIGVSVALHLQERGRTVLLVDRGEPGAETSHGNAGLIERSSVVPYAFPRDLATLAAFASNRSIAVRYRPATLLRMAPWLARYWWNSAPDRLDRLGRAILPLIERSISEHRHWTKAAGTEALMRGEGWIELYRNPRALEQAIRTATELQRYGLTYDVLEPDALRSREPALLSAAVAGALHWRDPVTVSDPGAVTRAYAELFCARGGALTKADAFALRNEGTEWHLPTDAGNWQAPELVVALGPWSGDFCERFGYRFPIGFKRGYHMHYEAVDEATPQHPLCDAQAGFVLSQMRRGIRLTTGIELAGRDEPSDSWQLDRAEQIARRIMPLGRRLDAEPWRGARPCLPDMLPVIGRAPRHRNLWFAFGHAHHGFTLGPATGRLLAEAMTGLPTFCDLEPFAADRF